In the genome of Desulfuromonas sp. DDH964, one region contains:
- a CDS encoding two-component system sensor histidine kinase NtrB has translation MIPASHLSNRLSLPALGLILAAIILALILGVVTWRNLDREERLMESFLREEGLTLIRAFEAGARTSMMMNWEGNSLATLVRETARTESVAYVAIADASGQLLTAAGERRSSDDILPVAQVLAKEQPRTRQTKDGAGRSVFEVATEFNPVLPEGAGREGMMGRWQRWCGMGCAPGEPVGRRAIFVGLYTGEFEAARDEDVRQSLLMGALLLLLGSTGFYFLFLSQQTRVAKTTLANMELYTRNVIDSMPAGLITLDNQGRIVSLNDKARGIFGQQGEAAEGSPLEALTGAERCEIAPLVREGREFVERPMECRRPSGESIPVKVSASRLTDRDGEPLGTVLVVRDLREIKAMEEALERSRRHAALGRMAAGIAHEIRNPLGTLRGFAQYFAKFGKKDPHAGEYAELMVGEVDRLNRTISALLQFARPREPEPEEIDLGGLLRRTARLLQDDLAARNLTFQLDPPAGTVTFTADSDLLTQVLINLLQNAQAATEAGGEIRLGASAQDVEIRFWVEDTGKGMTPEERSRMFDPFFTTRKTGTGLGLAMVHQIVEQHGGRIEVESAPEKGTRVEVILPREPAQRKEIRSPA, from the coding sequence ATGATTCCAGCATCGCACCTATCCAATCGACTCTCCCTGCCCGCCCTGGGACTCATTCTGGCCGCCATCATCCTGGCTCTGATCCTCGGCGTGGTCACCTGGCGTAATCTGGATCGCGAAGAGCGCCTGATGGAGAGCTTCCTGCGGGAGGAAGGCCTGACCCTCATCCGCGCCTTCGAGGCGGGCGCCCGCACTTCCATGATGATGAACTGGGAAGGCAACTCCCTGGCGACCCTGGTTCGGGAGACAGCGCGAACCGAATCGGTCGCTTATGTCGCCATTGCCGACGCCTCCGGACAGCTGCTGACGGCGGCGGGCGAGAGGCGTAGCAGCGACGATATCCTCCCGGTCGCGCAGGTCCTGGCGAAGGAGCAGCCCCGCACTCGCCAAACAAAAGATGGCGCCGGCCGGTCCGTGTTCGAAGTCGCCACCGAATTCAACCCGGTTTTGCCGGAAGGGGCCGGCCGTGAGGGGATGATGGGGCGCTGGCAGAGGTGGTGCGGCATGGGCTGCGCGCCGGGCGAGCCGGTCGGACGTCGGGCGATTTTCGTGGGGCTTTACACCGGCGAGTTCGAAGCGGCCCGCGACGAAGACGTTCGCCAAAGCCTGCTCATGGGCGCGCTGCTGCTTCTTCTGGGGTCGACCGGGTTTTATTTCCTCTTTCTTTCCCAGCAAACCCGGGTCGCCAAAACCACCCTGGCCAACATGGAACTTTACACCCGCAACGTCATCGACAGCATGCCCGCCGGTCTGATCACTCTGGACAATCAGGGCCGCATCGTCTCTCTCAACGACAAGGCCCGGGGGATCTTCGGCCAACAGGGAGAGGCTGCCGAGGGCAGCCCCCTGGAGGCTCTGACCGGAGCCGAGCGCTGCGAGATTGCGCCGCTGGTTCGCGAAGGCCGCGAATTTGTGGAACGGCCGATGGAATGCCGTCGGCCCAGCGGCGAGAGCATCCCGGTCAAGGTGAGCGCCTCGCGCCTGACAGACCGGGACGGAGAGCCGCTGGGGACCGTACTGGTTGTCCGGGACCTGCGTGAGATCAAGGCCATGGAAGAGGCGCTGGAGCGCTCCCGGCGGCACGCCGCTCTTGGGCGCATGGCGGCCGGCATCGCCCACGAAATCCGCAACCCCTTGGGTACCCTGCGCGGCTTTGCCCAGTATTTTGCCAAATTTGGGAAAAAGGACCCGCACGCCGGGGAGTACGCCGAACTGATGGTCGGCGAGGTCGACCGGCTCAATCGCACCATCTCCGCCCTGCTGCAGTTCGCCCGGCCGCGGGAGCCGGAGCCGGAGGAAATTGACCTGGGCGGTCTGCTGCGGCGCACCGCCCGGCTGCTGCAGGACGATTTGGCGGCCCGGAACCTGACCTTTCAGCTCGACCCGCCCGCCGGGACAGTGACCTTCACGGCCGATTCCGACCTGCTGACCCAGGTGCTGATCAACCTGCTGCAGAACGCCCAGGCCGCCACCGAAGCCGGAGGGGAAATCCGCCTCGGGGCAAGTGCGCAGGATGTGGAGATCCGCTTCTGGGTGGAGGACACCGGCAAAGGGATGACCCCGGAGGAACGGTCGCGGATGTTCGACCCCTTCTTCACTACCCGCAAGACCGGCACCGGACTGGGGCTGGCGATGGTCCACCAGATCGTGGAGCAGCACGGCGGCCGCATCGAGGTGGAGAGCGCGCCGGAGAAAGGTACCCGGGTCGAAGTCATTCTTCCCCGGGAGCCGGCCCAACGCAAAGAGATCAGGAGTCCAGCGTGA